The following coding sequences lie in one Saimiri boliviensis isolate mSaiBol1 chromosome 6, mSaiBol1.pri, whole genome shotgun sequence genomic window:
- the LOC101045012 gene encoding LOW QUALITY PROTEIN: olfactory receptor 51I2-like (The sequence of the model RefSeq protein was modified relative to this genomic sequence to represent the inferred CDS: deleted 1 base in 1 codon) translates to MPTAKLKVNSNTQYARIDVSPCASRYLQRKFHHDIFNGSIKFTPSTFTLVGIPGLEAEHIWISIPFCLIYTIIFPGNGLIFHIIRMDSSLHQHRYYFLAMLAFVEFGVSASTMPTVLSIFRFGINDISFSDCLLQMFSTHSFTLMESVVLLAMSVDRFVAIYSPLRYTTILTIARITGMGAAIALRSIMLMLPLLFLLKLLPFCGHNTLTHSYCLHSDLIKLPCGDTRPNSILGLFVITFTFGLDSLLIVVSYVLILHTVLKTASGAGQWRALNTCMSHICDVLVYYVTMISLSLMHRFGQHLPLLLQTVTANAYLFFPPVVNPIVYSIKTKEVSNSIVHTLSRKRGEF, encoded by the exons ATGCCCACAGCCAAGTTGAAAGTAAACAGTAACACACAGTATGCGCGGATTGATGTG TCTCCATGTGCTTCCCGATATCTTCAGAGAAAGTTTCACCACGACATTTTCAATGGTTCCATAAAATTCACACCTTCAACATTCACTCTTGTTGGCATCCCGGGGCTGGAGGCAGAACATATATGGATATCCATCCCCTTCTGTCTGATATACACCATCATCTTTCCGGGAAATGGCCTCATTTTTCACATCATCCGAATGGACTCTTCCTTGCACCAACACAGGTACTACTTTCTGGCCATGCTAGCCTTTGTGGAATTTGGTGTCTCTGCTTCCACTATGCCCACTGTACTAAGCATCTTCCGCTTTGGCATTAATGATATCAGTTTTAGTGATTGTCTGCTTCAGATGTTTTCTACGCACTCTTTCACTCTCATGGAGTCAGTTGTCCTTCTGGCAATGTCAGTGGACCGTTTTGTAGCCATCTACAGCCCACTGCGCTACACAACCATTCTGACAATTGCCCGCATTACTGGAATGGGTGCTGCCATTGCCTTGCGAAGTATAATGCTCATGCTCCCCCTGCTCTTTCTCCTGAAGCTTCTGCCTTTCTGTGGCCACAATACCCTCACACACTCTTATTGTCTCCACTCGGATCTGATCAAATTGCCCTGTGGAGACACACGCCCCAATAGCATCCTGGGTCTATTTGTCATTACCTTCACATTTGGACTAGACTCGTTGCTCATTGTGGTTTCTTATGTGCTGATTCTTCATACAGTACTGAAAACAGCTTCTGGAGCAGGGCAGTGGCGGGCACTCAACACATGCATGTCACACATTTGTGATGTGCTTGTGTACTATGTG ACCATGATCAGCCTCTCCCTGATGCATCGCTTTGGACAACATTTACCTCTGCTTCTCCAGACTGTCACGGCCAATGCTTACCTCTTCTTTCCCCCTGTGGTCAACCCCATTGTCTATAGCATCAAAACCAAAGAAGTTAGCAACAGCATTGTCCACACACTATCCAGGAAGAGGGGTGAGTTCTAA